TGTGTAGATGTATGTGAAAGTTAGGCATAGGCCCTGTCCTTAGTCCCTATCCTGGGGATGCAGATTCAGCTGGTCCTGACTGAAGATGAAGGCAGGGGCGGAGCCTAAGCTCTGCTATACTTGGAAActgaatatttgaaatatttttctttcatttgtctTGGTGATCATTCAAGGGTTCGCTGAATTCTGTATTTTAGTGATGCCAAGAGTGTGGATTGTATTTTGCTGCAGTAAATGCAATTACATATACTTTTGTGCACTGGCTTTTTTAAGTTACTTGGATACTAGTTTTAATCATTATagtttcataaacaaaattttaatgacacaaacaaattcagttttagttttaatctgacacatttatttacttaaaactcattttgaaaatatacaaattaatgtCTTCTTGTACAGGTTCCCAAAAGAAAGTGTCCTTGTTTTAGTAGTATGTTTCTTTTTCCACCCAGCCTGAaacaaaacagcacaactgttagtTCATTCTTAACCTCTAAaaagaattaaacaaaacaaactacaGTATTTGTAAACAGAAGTTCCCCTTCAAGGGAACTTGCACAGCATACTCTAGAGGGCACTATGGAGTATGCCATGTTTACCGCGCAACCCATTACGTGATGAGCGGAGTGCCCAGAAGTATAAGAGGGCTCCTGCAATGCACGTCATCAACTTTTTTGTCTTCAAAAGCCATTTGCTTGTTCCGCGTGTGTGGAAACCCCGTGGAGAAAAAGTCGAGCGAGGGCTTTAGGAAGTGTGTGCCTCCGTGTCCCAGATTTCTGTCACCTGAGGACACACTTCCTAAAGCCCTCGCTTGACTTTTTGCCTTGTGTCTTGGTAAGGAGCACATATGTTCAGTGCTCTAGGGTACTCAATGCGTTTATTGTGATACCTTTTCAATGAGAAAGCTCCACTCACACTTGCTCTTATTCTTGAGGGAGGGATGTGGGATAGGCATCTGCGTCTCGTAGCTCAGGTTCCGCTGCTGCCGAGGCACGGCGGAAACTCACGTCGTGGGATGTGCAGGTTGAGCACGCAGAGAAGTTTGAGAAGGGTTTGGATCTTTATAGATCTTCTACCACAGGCTTAAGCGATCTACGAGATTCAAATGCTCTTTCACTTGGGTCAGCTGGTCCTACGAATAGTGCTTTCCCTTTTTCTCTGATCTCCATACTGAATTGGGTAAAACCATATTCTGCTTGACATCTTTTTTTAACACGCATATGTGAAGATGCGCCCTGTGGAAGAGATGCTTGTGGGTTATCTCTCCCAGAGTGAGTCACCTTCTTTGAAGACTCCTGTCCTGCCATCCAAGCCACTTCAGACCACATAGGCATTTGAATGGCAGGGCATATGTGGCAGCGGGTCATGCGGGGGGGCTTTGCACGCTATGGCCATGCTGCAAGCTTGACCTGCTTGAAGACATGGATGAAGATAAGGGTTTGCCTCTGAGGCAATCAAGAAGTAAGGATTTGGCTCTCCGTGCTGCTAAGCAAACTGCTGCTGCTATTGGGCAAGCAATGACGTAATGGTGGCAATGGTGAGACGTGTGTGGCTAAATTTAGCTGACATTGggagaaaaaataagaaatttctATTTGATGCTCCACTTTTGCCTTCCAGGCTTTTCTGTTAAGGCGAGAGGTACATTCCTTACCGGACCAAGTCTTCCCCTAAAACCTCTGAGGAGGTTGTCACGATCTGAGGATCGTAGGCAGGACCAGAAATATTGCATGGCAAACCTTTCCAGGAGTTGAGTGCAGAGGAGGCGTGACACTAAGTGAAAGCGAGGGGACCTCAGGAAGGTGACTGACCACCAGCATTGACACCAACACCATGCCTTTCTGATTTTCCTCCTGAGCATCTTCTACCAAAAGCATGTTCTACTTCTGCCAAAAGCATGTcctaaaaggttaaaaacatcTGCACTAGAGGACGCAATGCAAGTTCCCTTGAAGGGGAACATCTCAGGTTACGCATTTAACCATGGTGCCCCAAGAGTGAATGAGAGACTGAAAGATGCTTGGGAAGCAGAAATGTTAGATATATAATGAAAGGACATATTACCTCCTGGGTTCTGCCTAAGGAGATATTTTCTAATTTCATCATAGATGAAAATGAGCAATGAATATGGGAAGCCACAGAACCACCACATTGGtctaaatgaaaaaagacaacagggttaattaatttaaaaaaatgctttacagAAATGTATGGCCTTTTCAAGGAGAGGTAAACAAGTCTCATTAAAGCTTTCAGATTCCACCTACTTCAGTGGATACATTCGGACAGCAACATCAATGCCTGGGCAGTAGGATAAGAACGCGGCCAGAGCAGTTTCCTCAAACAGACCAAAGATGAGGATTCTATTCCTAAGAAAGAAAAGACATACAAATAATGATCAATAAAACTGGCCAGACTAGAGCTACAATGTGCAGCAATGATCTAGAACTGAACAAACAATTCAGTCTGATAGATATTAGGCCAGTATTTTATGGCTTATTTGATGTGTACATACTTCATTCCCTGCTGAAAGATGGAAAGCCTCCTGGTCTTGCAGATGAGCAAGTCAGTCCATTGCACAACTACAATACTGCTGAAGAAGGCTGTGTGGCATGTGAACTCCACAATCTTTCTGCTCTCATAGGTCTGCATCAGACAAgtacaaacaaattaaaagatttaaaagacttatttaaaagactgatatttctataaaaatgttGGTTCACACTTGTCAAGTTTGATAGAGCTGTGACACCTACCCACTGCTGGCCATAGCTGTCTTCCAGGTCATTGAGATATTTGTCTTCCCAACCAATTCGAATTCCTACCAGATCCCAGGGCAAGAATCCATTCTCAGCAAGAATTACAAAGTAGGTAAAGAACCCGCCGACAGCTTGCATCATGCctacaatttaaatatgaagaCATGTAAGAAACGAACAGAAATTAACACCTGGAGTGCTCTGTAAAGAATAGTATGCTCTTACCAATTTGACCATAGCTCATACTGATGAGCCTCTCATTCACCAGCCTATCTGTTTCAGCATTTCTGGGTTGTCTCTTCATGATGTCACTTTCAGCAGTTTCATAGGCCAGTGAGATAGCAGGAACCTGTAGCAAGAAATATAAAGGAGTACATTAATGCAtgcacattttacagttttacagtaAGTTATTTTCCCTACCATATCAGTTCCCAGGTCAATGCAGAGAATGGTGACGGTGCCCAAAGGTAAAGGAATATTAGCAATGATGAACATAAGGAAGGGTGAGATCTCAGGGATGTTACTGGTCAACGTGTAGGCGATAGACTTCTTCAAGTTGTCAAAGATCAGACGTCCTGAAGTGGAAGACATGTTTGAAAAGTATCAAAGTAATCTTAAATCGTCACCTATTGAGTTCTCAATAAAATGTCATACCTTCTTCTACTCCGGTGACaattgaggcaaagttgtcgtCTAGAAGGATCATGTCAGCAGCCTGTTTGGATACGTCAGATCCAGCAATACCCATAGCCACACCAATGTCAGCCTTCTTCAGAGCAGGAGAATCATTGACACCATCACCGGTTACAGCTACAATGGCACCCTAAACAGagaaagaatgcattaaaatgctaGTTGCTGGACAAAATCTTTTAGTATCAGCAGGATCAGTCTGACGATACCTGTCGTTGACACCCTTCCACGATAATCAGCTTTTGCTGTGGAGAAGTTCTGGCGAACACAATTTCTGCATGGTATTTGAGGATCTCATCCAGCTGTTCTGAGGTCATACTCTTCAGTTCTCCACCATGGACCACACAGGCCTTAGCATCTCTGaaggtacattttttattagtagacACATGGAAAACTTCTACTTGCTAAACTTTGAAATGAAGGGAATACATTTCTTGTAAGTGGCAGAAGTTACAAGTTTACCTTGGATTAACCTCTCCAACAGGAATTCTCAGACGAGCTGCAATATCATCTACAGTCTCACTGCCTTCAGAGATGATACCAACACCTTTTGCAATAGCCTTTGCTGTGATTGGATGGTCTCCAGTAACCATAATAACCTGTAACAGAAGAATCATATTTATCATTTGATCACTAAATGGGATATATTCTCAGCATATTCAAACAGTCAATCTTGAATGCTGACGAGACCTTGATTCCAGCACTCCTGCATTTGGCCACAGCATCCGGTACAGCTGCACGAGGAGGATCGATCATGGACATGAGGCCAATAAAACACAAGTTCTCAGTTGGGAAGTTCACGTCATCAGTATCAAATGCAAAACCCTCAGGAAACTGGTCATCAGGGAGGGAAAAGTGGCAGAAGCCTGTGAGGGAGAATGCAGAATTATTCATATGTGCTGCAATTTACCATTCTGTGTTTTCTGTGCATTCTTCTGTGGCTGTAAATTAATTGCTTTTCCAAATGAGAACTTGGTAAGGTGGCATTACCCAACACTCTTTCTCCAAGACCCCCAAGTTCTACATAAGCATTTTGAAAAGCATCTTTTATTTCATCATCCAAAGGCTGCTCTTTTCCTTGAATCAAAATAGTAGAGCATCGATCCAAGATTCTCTCAGGGGCTCCTTTCATCACCAGCAGGTGCTTAGACTCTGAGGGATTGAGATTCTTGTGGATTGAGAGCTAGAAAATAAGGAGTGCTGTTAGGATGACCAGTCAAATCTGCAAATCTGCAAAATCACAGAACACCTCAATAAAAATACCTGATACTTGTTGGTGGAGTTGAAAGGAATCTCAGCAATCTTTGGGTACTTCTCTCTGATTTCAGTGACTGAACCACAGCACAGCTCAATACACTTCAACAGGGCAGACTCTGAGGCATCACCAGCTGTCTCTCGCtacaaaacagatgtttttgatAAGAAAACCTGCCACTCTCTACGACACTAGTAAGAATGTATATTCACAATTGAAAGTTGGGaggttttaaatgcattttcaatgtATTTCTAAACTCTGGATATTAAGATAGCACACCATAAGGACTGGGAGATGGTTCTGATTTGATAGGAAGACAGCACGATTGCAAAGGCCAGCAACACGTGCAAGAGCAGACCAAGTAGCCGAGCTCCTGTCAAATGAGGTTCCACTCTGGTTCTCTGTGGTGTCTGCGATATGAATCTGGCTGTCGAACCACATGTGAGCAACGGTCATTCGGTTTTGGGTCAAAGTTCCAGTCTTGTCAGAGCAGATAGTGGAGGTTGAGCCAAGGGTCTCCACGGCTTCAAGATTCTTCACCAGGCAGTTTTTCTTCGCCATGCGTTTGGCGGTCAGAGTCAGACATACCTACATTAAGTTACAAGTTAAGTAATACTTTCTGGCTCAGTTGAAGCCTACTTTGGCTTTAGAAGTGTGCATCTCTGACTTACAGTTACAGTGGCAAGGAGACCTTCAGGTACATTAGCAACAATGATTCCAATCAAGAAGATGACAGATTCCAACCAAGAGTAACCAAGAATCAGGGAGAGAATGAAGAAGGTGACACCCAGGAAGACGGCTACACCAGTGATGATGTGGATGAAGTGCTCGATCTCTTTAGCAATTGGTGTTTTTCCACCTTCCAGGTTGGAGGCAAGAGTAGCAATACGACCCATGACAGTACGGTCTCCGGTGTTGATGACAATCCCTCTGGCAGTACCTATTGAATATTGTTGTGTTCAAGCATCATTTAAGACATTGAGGCATTCATTTTATCCATAAAGCTATTTGAACTTTATACCGTCAACACAATTggtagaaaaaaatgcaatgtttctTGTCTCCAAAGGGTTTTCACTAGAGAAGTCAGGATTACGAGTCTGGGGCTCAGATTCACCAGTGAGGGAAGAGTTGTCCACCTGGAAAGGAAAGCAAGTAGGTATGTTTAATGAAAACTCTTACTGCAGTATGCAAAacacatatttttgttatatttaatacaagaatgcaatatttttgctgtaaaatTCCTGTTTTTACTTTGCATCCATGTGCAGAGATGACACGAATATCAGATGGGATTCTGTCTCCACTTTTGACCTCCACAAGATCACCTACAACTACCTCCTCAGCGTCGATGACCTTTTTCTCTCCATCACGTACAACCAGGGCTTTCTACATGACAATATATGTACATAAACATCAATATCCTTTGTACATTGTGAAAACTATTTTTGGCATatagaaaatttacatttttctaccTGAGGAACGAGGTTCTTGAACGAATCCATGATTTTAGAGCTCTTGGCTTCTTGATAGTATGAGAAGCATCCATTGATTGTGACAACAAAAGCAAGCACAAGTCCCAGATATAGCTGCAAGAAAATAACATAATTAGTcatcagttttatttgtttatccaAAGTTTGCAGAACACTTATTAGGAGAATAATTCACTGGGAGAGGTGTTATATTAAACACATTGTTCAAGAGCATTATGGTTAAGAGCTCagatctttaattaattaaacataccTTTCTTAAAATGGCTCAGggtttatgtaaataatgacGTTACTAGGTTTACTGACATATGAACTATTTATGCAAATGTAGAAATATAGACAGAATATTTTTTCTCATACATTGTCATTTGCTGGTTCTTCTTCTGAGGCAGCCTGGATGGAATATGCAAAGAAGCAAAGAAATGCACCAATCCACAGCAGTGTCTGGAATCCACCAAACAGCTGTCTGCAGAACTTGACCCATTCTGGAGTCGTAACAGGTGGAGTCAAGGCATTTGGTCCATCGCGGGCTAAGATTTCCTTTGCTCGGGAAATGGTCAAACCCTGCCACAAGTTATAAAAATAGAGCAATTAAAGGCGTACAGAAAACTGATGCTCAGAAATAATATGTGGCTACAGATGCATTGTTACCCTTGCCAACAAAAAGGTAAGTCATTTTCCACAAAACGTAAtcatttatttcacataaatgattgaaaatagaaataatgCATCATTCTGGATGATAATGCATACTCACCTTGGTCAGATCAGTGCCATATTTTCGGCTAAGCTCTTCCAAGGTCAACTTGTGGTCTTCCTGCAGAAAGGTaatgaatatgcaaataagcAAAGAAATTCACCAATCCAGTGTGGATTTTGGAATTAATCATTCAATTAATCAGAAATCAATAATGATTTCTTACCAGTTCCACTTCTTTCTTCAGTTCCTCCATGtcctttttgttctttttcccCTTTTTGGGCTTTTTGACTCCATCTTCTGATGTTGCTGCCAATTTGTACTCATCCTTCCCTGTCTGtcacacataaaacaacaaaacctatatataacacacacaaCCAGATCTCCCAAAAAATCAccttaaatgaatgaaatgcatGCATAATGAAAGAAATGAAGCAATGAATCCAGCAGTATAGCTTTTAGTCACTTACCCCGAGCCCCATTTTCCTTACTGCTGTTCACTAAAAATTCAGTGATTTCAGGAGTCTGGTCTTGGATACAGAATTTGAGGCTGAAGTCCCTGTGTGTCCAAACCAGGTTCACAGATTTATACACTGCCAACTCACCTGTTTAATAGGGAGGTGTTCAGGCAAAATATAGGGAGGAGTTTGTCAGGTATCATTTAGTTCTAGGATTtcttttacctttatttatagAGGTAGGTCATTTCTTGACACCCAGGTGAAGGACTGGTTTATTAACTGTTGTCTTATCAGTAGATCTATGGCTTGTTTGCGtcacttttgaacattttttttcatttacatggAGAAAATGATCTATAAATTGTGTTCTATGGCCCCCAATATCTAATGAATCACTTTGCACTTTAAATATAggacattttaacatgttaatgCTATCTGTTGTCAGTCAAAAGACTGTTAAGGCCTCCATGTCCTTCACACTGCCTTCAGGTTTAGTCCACTTTTATGCCTCCAGCAGCATCACACAGATGTGGGTGCCGCAAACATCACTTTGCATTCATATATAGTTGGAATGATTTCTCTCTTGAGTTTGCATTGATGTGTATGTCCCACACttgaataataaatgaaaaagccTTGTTGAGAAATGCAAAGAATTTTGTGATGAAATCCCAAAGAGCCTTTATGATGAATAAACTGATGACCAGGATTGTCAGAATATGGCCATCATGCATAAACTTACTGTCATTGTTGTTCCCTCTGATTTACTAGTTAAAATCtgcaatacatttaaaatattaatataaactgTTGTGGTGTTTATTGTAGGATTTGTTGATATatgtacaatatttaatattcagcTCATTCCATTTATTGGGAGTAatccaaaatgattttttggtTAGATTTAACAAGAAAATACTGAAAACCAACATTACTAAACTGTCTAACTGTCTATACTTTTATGCATGACTAAAATAGCTTGAGTTACTGTATCCACTTTTGAAGAACATGGGTAACTAATTGACactagccattgacttccatggtaaggcaaaaaaaattaaaaataaaaaaatactatggaagtcaatagggatcatcaactgtttggttacttCTTTtggttctttaaaatatcttcttttatgttcaacagaagaaagaaactcataccgGTT
This genomic window from Labeo rohita strain BAU-BD-2019 chromosome 1, IGBB_LRoh.1.0, whole genome shotgun sequence contains:
- the atp1a1a.3 gene encoding sodium/potassium-transporting ATPase subunit alpha-1a.3, whose protein sequence is MGLGTGKDEYKLAATSEDGVKKPKKGKKNKKDMEELKKEVELEDHKLTLEELSRKYGTDLTKGLTISRAKEILARDGPNALTPPVTTPEWVKFCRQLFGGFQTLLWIGAFLCFFAYSIQAASEEEPANDNLYLGLVLAFVVTINGCFSYYQEAKSSKIMDSFKNLVPQKALVVRDGEKKVIDAEEVVVGDLVEVKSGDRIPSDIRVISAHGCKVDNSSLTGESEPQTRNPDFSSENPLETRNIAFFSTNCVDGTARGIVINTGDRTVMGRIATLASNLEGGKTPIAKEIEHFIHIITGVAVFLGVTFFILSLILGYSWLESVIFLIGIIVANVPEGLLATVTVCLTLTAKRMAKKNCLVKNLEAVETLGSTSTICSDKTGTLTQNRMTVAHMWFDSQIHIADTTENQSGTSFDRSSATWSALARVAGLCNRAVFLSNQNHLPVLMRETAGDASESALLKCIELCCGSVTEIREKYPKIAEIPFNSTNKYQLSIHKNLNPSESKHLLVMKGAPERILDRCSTILIQGKEQPLDDEIKDAFQNAYVELGGLGERVLGFCHFSLPDDQFPEGFAFDTDDVNFPTENLCFIGLMSMIDPPRAAVPDAVAKCRSAGIKVIMVTGDHPITAKAIAKGVGIISEGSETVDDIAARLRIPVGEVNPRDAKACVVHGGELKSMTSEQLDEILKYHAEIVFARTSPQQKLIIVEGCQRQGAIVAVTGDGVNDSPALKKADIGVAMGIAGSDVSKQAADMILLDDNFASIVTGVEEGRLIFDNLKKSIAYTLTSNIPEISPFLMFIIANIPLPLGTVTILCIDLGTDMVPAISLAYETAESDIMKRQPRNAETDRLVNERLISMSYGQIGMMQAVGGFFTYFVILAENGFLPWDLVGIRIGWEDKYLNDLEDSYGQQWTYESRKIVEFTCHTAFFSSIVVVQWTDLLICKTRRLSIFQQGMKNRILIFGLFEETALAAFLSYCPGIDVAVRMYPLKPMWWFCGFPYSLLIFIYDEIRKYLLRQNPGGWVEKETYY